A region of uncultured Carboxylicivirga sp. DNA encodes the following proteins:
- a CDS encoding amino acid permease, with protein sequence MQKSLTNPNAGFGSVAVFMTAISTILGAILFLRFGYAVAHVGLGGVIGIIVIGHIVTVPTALAVAEIATNQRVQGGGAYFIISRSFGLNIGGAIGFALFLSQAISVAFYIIAFGEAFEPLIAYMSEQLNLHMDTVVLKRIITLVVMTILALIAVLRGANIGMKALYGVVALLFVSIAMFLLGDPIDGSKPLTLNETIKEHDSFFYVFTIVFPAFTGMAAGLGLSGDLKNPKKSIPRGTLLATLVGMLVYIAVAIKLAVSASVEDLASDQLIMSRIAIWEPIIPIGLAAASLSSAIGSMLVAPRTLQAIGYDSIMPFSNFNNWIARGRKEDNEPINGSLITIIIAYFFIVIGDVDFVAKIISMFFMATYGAICLISFLEHFAADPSYRPTFKYNRWIFSLVGALLSFWLMFKMNWAYAALSSLIMAVIYHLITIARPEKQGLEKLFKGVVFQLSRQIQIFVQRANKEEEQSHWRPFAICVSEDSFKRQAAFDMLRWICYKHGFGTYIHFIKGFLNKETHHESQEVLSRLIKQSEGSKSRLYLDTIISPSYTSAIAQVIQLSGISGKGNNLILFEFSRSNPESLKYALDNYHLYQATGFDVCMLNSSYKGFGYRREIHVWITAKDFRNANLMILLAYIISGHPDWHNAVIKIFATFPQNQVEKQRARLLELIQGGRLPISPTNVCFIPLADNQTIQEAIIKNSADADLTVAGFTPDQVTDNQSWLVDYGDLGNVLFVNTFNKKDIK encoded by the coding sequence ATGCAGAAATCCCTCACAAATCCAAATGCTGGTTTTGGTTCAGTGGCCGTTTTTATGACAGCCATCTCAACGATTCTTGGAGCAATATTGTTTTTACGATTTGGATATGCTGTAGCTCATGTTGGATTAGGCGGTGTAATTGGAATTATTGTGATTGGGCATATTGTAACGGTGCCAACCGCTTTGGCAGTAGCCGAAATAGCAACAAATCAGCGTGTGCAGGGTGGAGGGGCTTACTTTATTATTTCCCGGTCATTTGGATTGAATATAGGTGGTGCCATTGGTTTTGCTTTGTTTTTATCACAAGCTATAAGTGTTGCCTTCTATATTATTGCTTTCGGAGAAGCTTTTGAACCACTTATAGCTTACATGTCGGAACAACTGAATCTGCATATGGATACTGTTGTTTTAAAGCGAATTATTACTCTTGTGGTAATGACGATCCTTGCCTTGATAGCTGTTCTGAGGGGTGCTAATATTGGAATGAAAGCTTTATACGGGGTGGTGGCATTATTATTTGTTTCAATTGCCATGTTTTTATTGGGTGATCCGATAGATGGGAGCAAACCATTGACTTTAAATGAAACCATAAAAGAACATGATTCCTTCTTTTATGTATTTACCATTGTGTTTCCCGCTTTCACGGGTATGGCTGCCGGTTTGGGATTATCGGGTGATTTAAAGAATCCTAAAAAATCGATTCCAAGAGGAACGCTGTTGGCCACCTTGGTTGGTATGTTGGTATATATTGCAGTTGCAATTAAACTGGCCGTGTCAGCCTCCGTTGAAGATCTTGCTTCTGATCAGTTAATAATGTCTCGTATAGCCATTTGGGAGCCTATTATTCCTATCGGTCTTGCGGCAGCTTCACTCTCCTCAGCTATTGGGTCAATGCTGGTTGCACCACGCACTTTACAGGCCATTGGCTACGATTCTATCATGCCCTTTAGTAATTTCAATAACTGGATTGCCCGTGGTCGTAAGGAAGACAATGAACCTATTAATGGCAGTCTTATTACCATAATCATTGCATATTTCTTTATTGTAATTGGAGATGTAGATTTTGTTGCCAAAATTATTTCCATGTTTTTTATGGCAACCTATGGTGCAATTTGTCTGATTTCATTCCTGGAGCATTTTGCAGCAGATCCTTCCTATCGACCTACTTTTAAATATAACCGTTGGATCTTTTCATTGGTGGGAGCACTTCTCTCGTTTTGGTTGATGTTTAAAATGAATTGGGCCTATGCTGCTTTGTCATCATTAATAATGGCTGTAATCTATCATCTTATTACAATTGCCCGGCCTGAGAAGCAAGGATTGGAAAAGCTTTTTAAAGGAGTAGTTTTTCAATTGAGCCGACAAATTCAGATTTTTGTTCAGCGAGCTAATAAAGAAGAAGAGCAATCGCATTGGCGACCTTTTGCTATTTGTGTATCTGAAGATTCATTTAAACGTCAAGCGGCTTTTGATATGTTGCGGTGGATTTGCTATAAGCATGGATTCGGAACCTATATCCATTTTATCAAAGGATTCTTGAATAAAGAAACACATCACGAATCGCAGGAAGTTTTATCCAGATTAATAAAACAATCTGAAGGAAGTAAAAGCAGACTTTATCTTGATACCATTATCAGCCCTTCTTACACGTCGGCAATAGCACAAGTGATACAACTTTCAGGTATCAGTGGAAAAGGAAATAACCTGATATTATTCGAATTCTCACGATCAAATCCAGAATCTCTCAAATATGCTCTGGATAATTATCATTTATACCAGGCGACAGGTTTTGATGTATGTATGCTGAATTCATCTTACAAAGGATTTGGGTATCGTCGTGAAATTCATGTGTGGATTACAGCCAAAGATTTTAGAAATGCCAACCTGATGATATTGCTGGCATATATCATTTCGGGTCATCCCGACTGGCATAATGCGGTCATCAAGATTTTTGCTACCTTTCCGCAGAATCAGGTTGAAAAACAACGTGCCCGTTTATTGGAATTGATACAAGGAGGACGATTACCCATATCTCCAACTAATGTTTGTTTCATTCCTTTAGCCGATAATCAAACCATTCAGGAGGCGATTATTAAAAACAGTGCTGATGCCGATTTAACAGTTGCCGGTTTTACTCCTGATCAGGTTACTGATAATCAGAGTTGGTTGGTTGATTATGGAGACCTGGGCAATGTGTTGTTTGTGAACACCTTTAATAAAAAAGATATCAAATAG
- the dnaE gene encoding DNA polymerase III subunit alpha, with amino-acid sequence MNKVLTKWKNINFLFRPKTVTSQYGSKANQVGFFNKCSCMYFLVFDTETTGLPKKFKAPLNDFDNWPRMVQLAWQCHDLEGNLLFAKNHVITPDGFTIPEDVIAVHGISNEIAQEKGVPLKQALEDFITDVNQAKFIIGHNVEFDINIVGSELLRCEMEEIMTTSPSLCTKDESTEYCGLRNKSGSIKPPTLTELHIKLFNEPFPEAHNAAADVEYTTRCFLELVRVGAISTQRLQMSEGQIQAFKQNNPAPIQPAGIEYESFKINTFDDISIEEEERKLKEAAANAQSHSFVHLHVHSQYSILDGAAKTADLAAKAVEDNMPAVALTDHGGMFGIKEFHVACTKAGVKPILGVEAYVARRGHLRKDDKTDAGGHHIILLAKNYKGYQNLLKLTSIAHTTGMYYKPRIDKDLIEKHHEGVIALSACLGGEVAQNIMAGNFDKAKEIILWYKNIFGDDYYLEMMRHKNDDPRLRIDVWENQVKVNKMLREFAEELKVKLVATNDVHFVEPDHAEAHDVLVCLSTGRDYDDPTRMRYTKQEWFKTTQEMNELFADIPEALSNTIEIANKVENFELNANPIMPPFDIPKEFGTLESYGEKYTEENLIEEFGTERYEKLGGYDKVLPIKLESDYLEYLTFEGCKVRYGDNPEGHVTDRLKFELETIKTMGFPGYFLIVQDFINWAKNNGVLVGPGRGSAAGAAVAYCVGITDVDPIKYDLLFERFLNPDRISMPDVDIDFDDDGRQAVLDYVTHKYGQDKVAHICTFGTMATKSSIKDVARVLRLDLSEANRLAKMVPEAPKMSFKKAYKEEPELLKEKDSPNPLIAKTMQFAEALEGSVRQTGVHACGVLIGKNPLEEHLPVMPTKGEELLTTQYDGRFVEDIGLLKMDFLGLKTLSIIKEVLGNIKLSKGIDIDINHVDLEDEETFKLFSRGETTAIFQFESPGMKKHLRALQPNRFEDLVAMNALYRPGPMEYIPSFIARKHGREEIVYDHPMMEPYLKDTYGITVYQEQVMLQSRALGGFTRGDSDSLRKAMGKKIMAMMDKLKTKFIDGCLGSEEFVQACKDGKTTNKDPEKLIDKIWSDWEAFASYAFNKSHSVCYAYVAYQTGYLKAHYPAEFMAGVLSRNLSDITKITNFMEECRNMGMEVLGPDVNESYRKFTVNKSGAIRFGMAGIKGVGEGAVEAIIKEREQNGPFKDVYDFVERLPLTTVNKKNIEALAYAGAFDNLGNYHRAQFFVPLPNEDTAFIENLIRYGNRYQADLATSQNSLFGAIGGAVEIKKPEMPTCEPFSNIEKLNKEKDFIGIYLSAHPLDDYKLELTHFIQNNLKQLEDLEAMKGRDISLGGMVVNMRRGTTKKGNPFGIMTLEDYSGSYEFAFFGQDFTEYMPYLEIGYFIMLKGRVQERKFNKEELEVKINHISFLSELREKMVSTITLQVPLKSITQELITEMSALLNKNEGNVTLKFQVIDNESKNSVQLLSRTMRIDLSDELVRYIEEHPDVTMNIA; translated from the coding sequence GTGAATAAAGTGTTGACTAAATGGAAGAATATAAACTTCCTTTTCCGTCCTAAAACCGTAACTTCGCAGTATGGCTCAAAAGCCAATCAGGTTGGATTTTTTAATAAGTGTAGTTGCATGTATTTTTTAGTATTCGATACCGAAACCACAGGTTTACCCAAGAAATTTAAAGCTCCGTTAAACGATTTTGACAACTGGCCCAGAATGGTTCAACTGGCCTGGCAATGTCACGATCTTGAAGGAAATCTGTTGTTTGCCAAAAACCATGTAATCACACCCGATGGCTTTACCATTCCTGAAGATGTAATTGCTGTACATGGAATCAGCAACGAGATTGCACAAGAGAAAGGGGTGCCTTTAAAACAGGCTCTCGAGGATTTTATTACAGACGTTAACCAAGCTAAATTCATCATCGGTCACAACGTTGAGTTTGATATCAACATTGTTGGTTCAGAACTGCTTCGTTGCGAAATGGAGGAGATAATGACTACTTCCCCCAGCTTGTGTACCAAGGATGAAAGTACAGAGTACTGTGGACTTCGTAATAAAAGCGGATCGATTAAACCTCCGACATTAACTGAATTACATATAAAGCTCTTTAATGAGCCTTTTCCGGAAGCCCACAATGCTGCTGCTGACGTTGAATATACTACCCGATGTTTTCTTGAACTGGTAAGGGTTGGTGCTATTTCAACCCAAAGACTGCAGATGTCAGAAGGTCAGATTCAGGCTTTCAAACAAAACAATCCGGCACCTATTCAACCGGCAGGAATTGAATATGAGTCATTCAAGATTAATACATTTGATGACATCTCCATTGAAGAGGAAGAAAGAAAATTAAAAGAAGCTGCAGCTAATGCTCAGTCACATTCTTTCGTACATCTTCATGTTCACTCTCAATATTCCATTCTTGATGGTGCTGCTAAAACAGCCGATCTGGCAGCCAAGGCTGTGGAAGATAATATGCCTGCTGTTGCCCTTACAGATCATGGAGGCATGTTCGGCATCAAAGAATTTCATGTAGCCTGCACAAAAGCCGGAGTAAAACCTATTTTAGGAGTAGAAGCCTATGTTGCCCGAAGAGGTCATTTGCGCAAAGATGATAAGACAGATGCAGGTGGACACCACATCATACTATTGGCAAAAAACTACAAAGGTTATCAGAACCTCTTAAAACTGACATCCATTGCGCATACTACAGGTATGTATTACAAGCCTCGTATTGATAAAGATCTGATTGAAAAACATCACGAAGGAGTAATAGCCTTAAGTGCCTGTCTTGGAGGAGAAGTAGCCCAGAATATAATGGCCGGAAATTTCGATAAGGCTAAAGAAATCATACTTTGGTATAAAAATATTTTTGGCGACGATTATTACCTGGAAATGATGCGTCATAAAAACGATGATCCCCGTTTACGAATTGACGTGTGGGAAAATCAGGTTAAGGTAAATAAAATGCTTCGAGAGTTTGCAGAGGAACTAAAGGTTAAACTGGTTGCCACCAATGATGTTCATTTCGTAGAGCCTGATCATGCTGAAGCACACGACGTACTGGTTTGCTTAAGCACTGGTCGTGATTATGACGACCCAACACGTATGCGCTACACCAAACAGGAATGGTTCAAGACCACTCAGGAAATGAACGAACTGTTTGCCGATATACCGGAAGCATTGTCTAATACCATTGAGATTGCCAATAAAGTAGAAAACTTTGAGTTAAATGCCAATCCTATCATGCCACCTTTCGACATCCCAAAAGAATTTGGAACACTTGAAAGCTATGGCGAAAAATATACTGAAGAGAATTTAATTGAAGAATTTGGTACAGAAAGATATGAGAAGTTAGGTGGTTACGACAAAGTTCTTCCTATTAAACTGGAATCCGATTATCTTGAATACCTGACATTTGAAGGATGTAAGGTAAGATATGGAGATAACCCGGAAGGACATGTAACCGACCGACTTAAATTTGAGTTAGAGACGATCAAGACAATGGGTTTCCCCGGATACTTCCTGATTGTTCAGGATTTCATCAACTGGGCAAAAAACAATGGCGTACTCGTGGGTCCGGGTCGTGGTTCGGCAGCAGGTGCTGCTGTAGCATACTGCGTTGGTATTACAGACGTTGACCCCATTAAATACGACTTGCTGTTTGAGCGTTTCCTGAATCCGGATCGTATATCCATGCCCGATGTGGATATCGACTTTGATGATGATGGTCGTCAGGCAGTACTGGATTACGTTACCCATAAATACGGACAGGATAAGGTAGCTCATATCTGCACCTTCGGTACCATGGCTACCAAGAGCTCAATAAAGGATGTTGCCCGTGTTCTTCGTCTGGATTTGTCGGAAGCCAACAGACTGGCCAAGATGGTACCTGAAGCACCCAAAATGAGCTTCAAAAAAGCTTATAAGGAGGAACCTGAATTACTAAAGGAAAAAGATTCTCCCAACCCACTGATTGCAAAAACCATGCAGTTTGCCGAGGCTCTGGAAGGATCCGTGCGGCAAACGGGTGTGCATGCCTGTGGTGTTCTGATCGGCAAAAACCCACTTGAAGAACATCTCCCGGTAATGCCAACAAAAGGTGAAGAGTTACTTACCACACAATATGATGGCCGTTTTGTAGAAGACATCGGTCTGCTGAAAATGGACTTCCTGGGTCTGAAAACACTTTCTATTATCAAGGAAGTACTGGGAAATATTAAACTATCGAAAGGAATTGATATAGACATCAATCACGTAGATCTGGAAGATGAAGAAACATTCAAGCTCTTCAGTCGTGGTGAAACAACAGCTATTTTCCAGTTTGAGTCTCCCGGGATGAAAAAGCACCTTCGTGCTCTTCAACCCAACCGATTTGAAGACCTGGTTGCCATGAACGCATTATACCGTCCGGGTCCGATGGAATATATCCCATCTTTTATTGCCCGTAAGCATGGCAGGGAGGAGATTGTATACGACCACCCGATGATGGAACCTTACCTGAAGGACACCTACGGAATTACGGTTTACCAGGAACAGGTAATGCTTCAGTCAAGAGCACTTGGTGGATTTACACGTGGTGATTCCGATTCACTGCGTAAAGCCATGGGTAAAAAGATCATGGCCATGATGGACAAACTTAAAACCAAGTTTATCGATGGCTGTCTGGGAAGTGAAGAATTTGTGCAGGCTTGTAAAGATGGTAAGACTACCAATAAGGATCCGGAGAAGCTTATCGACAAAATATGGTCGGACTGGGAAGCTTTTGCGAGTTATGCCTTCAACAAATCACACTCCGTTTGTTATGCATATGTAGCTTATCAAACCGGATACCTCAAAGCTCACTATCCTGCTGAATTTATGGCAGGTGTATTAAGCCGTAACCTAAGCGATATAACCAAGATTACCAACTTCATGGAGGAGTGCCGTAATATGGGGATGGAGGTACTGGGACCTGATGTAAATGAAAGTTACCGTAAATTTACCGTAAACAAAAGTGGTGCCATACGATTCGGGATGGCCGGTATCAAAGGCGTTGGCGAAGGTGCTGTAGAAGCCATCATCAAAGAAAGAGAGCAGAATGGACCATTTAAGGATGTATATGATTTTGTGGAACGTTTGCCTTTGACAACCGTTAATAAAAAGAACATTGAAGCGCTGGCTTATGCGGGAGCATTTGATAACCTGGGTAATTATCACAGGGCTCAGTTTTTTGTTCCTCTTCCAAATGAAGATACCGCTTTTATTGAGAATTTAATTCGTTACGGAAACCGCTACCAGGCTGATTTAGCCACATCACAAAACTCGCTATTTGGAGCTATCGGTGGCGCAGTCGAGATCAAAAAACCTGAGATGCCCACTTGTGAGCCATTTTCAAACATTGAGAAACTCAACAAGGAGAAGGATTTTATTGGCATCTATCTTTCTGCCCATCCTCTCGACGACTACAAATTGGAACTGACTCACTTCATCCAGAATAACTTAAAGCAGCTGGAAGATTTGGAAGCGATGAAAGGTCGCGACATAAGCCTTGGTGGAATGGTAGTAAACATGCGCAGAGGGACAACCAAAAAAGGAAATCCGTTTGGCATTATGACACTTGAAGACTACAGTGGCTCTTATGAATTTGCCTTTTTTGGACAAGATTTCACAGAGTACATGCCATATCTGGAGATTGGGTATTTTATTATGCTGAAAGGCCGCGTGCAGGAACGTAAGTTCAATAAAGAAGAATTAGAAGTTAAAATAAACCACATATCGTTTTTAAGTGAATTGCGCGAGAAGATGGTAAGTACTATTACTTTGCAGGTTCCTCTAAAGTCCATCACTCAGGAGTTAATTACTGAAATGTCGGCTCTTTTAAATAAGAACGAAGGAAATGTAACGCTTAAATTCCAGGTAATTGATAACGAAAGTAAAAACAGTGTTCAGCTTTTGTCTCGAACAATGAGAATTGATTTATCCGATGAATTGGTTCGGTATATTGAAGAACATCCCGACGTCACAATGAACATTGCATAG
- a CDS encoding 30S ribosomal protein S16, with protein sequence MPVKIRLARHGRKRYAYYHIVVADSRSPRDGKFIERIGSYNPNTNPATINLNFDKALTWLANGAQPTDTARAILSYKGVMMKKHLLDGVKKGAFDEAEAEKRFNAWLTEKEGKIQAKKDGLASAQADADKASLEREAKINAERAESLAKQKAELAAEAEAAAKAAAAEAAGEEAPEAEAEGTEEAAEEPQAE encoded by the coding sequence ATGCCTGTAAAAATCAGACTGGCACGTCATGGACGTAAAAGGTATGCATACTACCACATCGTAGTTGCAGATAGCAGATCTCCACGTGATGGAAAGTTCATTGAAAGAATTGGTTCTTACAATCCGAACACTAATCCTGCTACTATTAATTTGAACTTTGACAAGGCTCTTACTTGGCTTGCCAATGGTGCTCAACCAACTGACACAGCTCGTGCGATTCTTTCGTACAAAGGTGTGATGATGAAAAAGCACTTATTGGATGGTGTTAAGAAAGGTGCTTTCGATGAGGCTGAAGCTGAAAAACGCTTCAACGCTTGGTTAACTGAGAAAGAAGGTAAAATCCAGGCTAAGAAAGATGGTTTGGCTAGTGCTCAAGCTGATGCTGATAAAGCTTCTCTGGAGCGTGAGGCAAAAATTAATGCTGAAAGAGCTGAATCTCTTGCTAAACAAAAAGCTGAGTTGGCTGCTGAAGCTGAAGCTGCTGCGAAAGCTGCCGCTGCAGAAGCTGCTGGTGAAGAAGCTCCTGAGGCTGAAGCTGAAGGAACTGAAGAAGCTGCTGAAGAGCCACAAGCTGAGTAA
- a CDS encoding SPFH domain-containing protein, whose translation MKNEKIVNATSGYTMIAILFILIAVLIVGLVGEKLYALVLLLPIIFIIKGFFIVNPNGSKVLVLFGAYKGTVKDNGFFWANPFLTKQRISLRARNFDSERVKVNDKIGNPILINVILVWRVKDTYKAAFEVDQYEEFVRVQTDAAVRKLAGSYPYDNFDDEQADMTLRSGMDEVNEALENEITERLAIAGIEVMEARIGYLAYAPEIASSMLKRQQAVAIVAARKKIVEGAVGMVEDALTQLANDNIVDFDEDKKASMVSNLMVVLCGDKEATPVINTGTLHS comes from the coding sequence ATGAAAAACGAAAAGATTGTAAATGCAACGAGTGGATACACAATGATTGCCATTCTGTTTATCCTTATAGCTGTATTGATAGTTGGTTTAGTGGGCGAAAAGCTTTATGCACTTGTTTTACTACTTCCAATAATTTTTATCATCAAGGGTTTTTTCATTGTAAACCCCAATGGATCAAAAGTCCTTGTACTTTTTGGAGCTTACAAGGGAACGGTAAAAGACAATGGCTTCTTCTGGGCCAATCCATTTTTAACCAAACAACGCATTTCTCTTCGCGCCCGAAATTTCGACAGTGAAAGAGTGAAAGTCAATGACAAAATCGGAAATCCGATCCTGATCAATGTTATTTTGGTTTGGCGAGTGAAAGACACCTACAAAGCAGCTTTTGAAGTAGATCAATACGAAGAATTTGTAAGAGTTCAGACTGATGCTGCTGTTCGAAAACTTGCTGGTTCTTATCCATACGACAATTTTGATGATGAGCAGGCTGATATGACATTGCGCTCAGGTATGGATGAAGTCAACGAAGCTCTGGAAAACGAAATAACAGAACGTTTGGCAATTGCAGGTATCGAAGTGATGGAAGCCCGAATTGGTTATCTGGCTTATGCCCCTGAAATTGCAAGTTCGATGCTGAAGCGACAACAAGCTGTTGCAATTGTTGCTGCACGTAAGAAAATTGTTGAAGGTGCTGTGGGTATGGTAGAAGATGCTTTAACCCAACTTGCAAACGATAACATTGTAGATTTTGATGAAGATAAGAAAGCTTCCATGGTGAGCAACCTGATGGTTGTACTTTGTGGAGATAAAGAAGCAACTCCTGTAATCAATACAGGTACACTACATTCATAA
- a CDS encoding DNA-binding protein, with translation MAKKKTFVLRVDPETFEQIEKWAADEFRSVNGQLEWMIHKALKDAKRLKKKNEPSEEE, from the coding sequence ATGGCAAAAAAGAAGACCTTTGTATTAAGAGTAGATCCTGAAACATTTGAGCAGATTGAAAAATGGGCCGCAGATGAATTCAGAAGTGTAAACGGGCAGTTAGAGTGGATGATCCATAAGGCTTTAAAAGATGCCAAACGCTTAAAAAAGAAAAACGAACCATCCGAGGAAGAATAA
- a CDS encoding uracil-xanthine permease family protein produces the protein MNKKSDSMPLPRQIIIGIQFLFVAFGATVLVPLLVGIDPSIALLSAGIGTLLFHLVTKGQVPVFLGSSFAFIAPIVEATKQFGLAGTLSGLIAVGVVYMIVSGLIKLWGIGFIERIFPSVVVGPVIMVIGLSLAPEAVKMAKSDWTLAIVSLLTAIAIVIYTKGLIKLIPIFMGILVGYILALILGKIDFTPIKDAAWFSLPPFTAPEWSWKAIIYMTPVAIAPLIEHVGDMYAIGAVAEKNFIKKPGLHRTMLGDGIATSLAALMGSVPNTTYSEVTGAISLTKITNPRVLRIAAITAIVFSLVGKVSGFLKSIPPAVLGGIMLLLFGMIASVGIRTLVESKAKLSSTRNQVIVSIILTIGIGGAVINIGNFSLAGIGLASLSGVILNLILPDKSKPVKMKK, from the coding sequence ATGAATAAAAAATCTGATTCGATGCCATTGCCGCGTCAAATTATCATTGGAATTCAATTTCTATTTGTAGCCTTTGGCGCTACTGTTCTTGTTCCACTTCTTGTTGGTATCGACCCATCAATTGCTCTGCTATCTGCAGGTATCGGTACTTTATTATTTCATTTAGTCACTAAAGGACAAGTTCCTGTATTTCTTGGAAGTAGTTTTGCCTTTATTGCACCTATTGTTGAAGCTACGAAACAATTTGGTCTGGCAGGAACACTATCAGGATTAATAGCTGTTGGTGTTGTTTATATGATTGTTTCCGGCCTGATTAAATTATGGGGCATCGGCTTCATTGAACGAATCTTTCCTTCTGTCGTTGTTGGACCTGTAATAATGGTAATTGGTCTATCCTTGGCACCCGAAGCTGTTAAAATGGCAAAAAGCGACTGGACACTGGCTATTGTTTCTTTATTAACAGCCATTGCAATTGTTATTTACACAAAAGGACTCATTAAACTGATTCCTATATTTATGGGGATTCTTGTTGGATACATACTCGCATTGATATTGGGCAAAATTGATTTTACCCCAATCAAAGATGCGGCATGGTTTTCATTGCCCCCATTTACAGCGCCTGAATGGAGCTGGAAAGCTATTATATACATGACTCCTGTTGCCATTGCTCCTTTAATCGAACACGTTGGTGACATGTACGCAATTGGAGCAGTTGCTGAAAAGAATTTCATTAAAAAACCAGGTTTACACCGAACTATGCTGGGTGATGGTATCGCAACCTCACTGGCAGCTTTAATGGGCAGTGTTCCTAATACAACCTATTCTGAAGTAACAGGTGCAATCAGCTTAACAAAAATTACTAATCCAAGGGTTTTACGCATTGCAGCAATTACAGCAATTGTATTCTCGTTGGTTGGTAAGGTAAGTGGATTTCTTAAATCGATTCCACCAGCAGTACTCGGCGGTATTATGCTTTTACTTTTTGGTATGATTGCCAGCGTAGGCATCCGAACCCTGGTTGAATCCAAGGCTAAATTATCATCAACACGAAATCAGGTAATAGTATCTATTATTTTAACAATTGGAATTGGTGGTGCCGTTATTAACATCGGTAATTTTTCTCTTGCCGGCATTGGTTTAGCTTCATTATCAGGAGTAATTCTAAATCTTATCCTTCCAGATAAATCAAAGCCTGTGAAAATGAAAAAATAA